A region of Panthera uncia isolate 11264 chromosome D4, Puncia_PCG_1.0, whole genome shotgun sequence DNA encodes the following proteins:
- the RNF38 gene encoding E3 ubiquitin-protein ligase RNF38 isoform X1, which produces MRPWEMTSNRQPPSVRSSQHHFSGERCNTPARNRRSPPVRRQRGRRDRLSRHNSISQDENYHHLPYAQQQAIEEPRAFHPPNVSPRLLHPAAHPPQQNAVMVDIHDQLHQGTVPVSYTVTTVAPHGIPLCTGQHIPACSTQQVPGCSVVFSGQHLPVCSVPPPMLQACSVQHLPVPYAAFPPLISSDPFLLHPPHLSPHHPPHLPPPGQFVPFQTQQSRSFAFFLPQPLQRIENEVELLGEHLPVGGFTYPPSAHPPTLPPSAPLQFLTHDPLHQEVSFGVPYPPFMPRRLTGRSRYRSQQPIPPPPYHPSLLPYVLSMLPVPPAVGPTFSFELDVEDGEVENYEALLNLAERLGEAKPRGLTKADIEQLPSYRFNPNNHQSEQTLCVVCMCDFESRQLLRVLPCNHEFHAKCVDKWLKANRTCPICRADASEVHRDSE; this is translated from the exons ATGCGACCATGGGAGATGACATCAAATAGGCAGCCCCCTTCAGTTCGATCAAGCCAACATCACTTCTCAGGGGAACGATGCAACACACCTGCACGCAACAGAAGAAG TCCTCCTGTCAGGCgccagagaggaagaagggatcGTCTGTCTCGACATAATTCCATTAGTCAAGATGAAAACTATCACCATCTCCCTTATGCACAGCAGCAAGCAATAGAGGAACCTCGAGCCTTCCACCCTCCGAATGTATCTCCCCGTCTGTTACACCCTGCTGCTCATCCACCCCAGCAAAATGCAGTAATGGTTGACATACACGATCAG CTCCATCAGGGCACTGTCCCTGTTTCTTACACGGTAACAACAGTGGCACCGCATGGGATTCCACTCTGCACAGGCCAGCACATCCCTGCTTGCAGTACCCAACAGGTCCCAGGATGCTCTGTGGTTTTCAGTGGACAGCACCTCCCTGTCTGTAGTGTGCCTCCTCCG ATGCTTCAAGCATGTTCAGTTCAGCACTTACCAGTACCATATGCTGCGTTCCCACCCCTTATTTCTAGTGACCCATTTCTTTTACATCCTCCTCACCTTTCTCCCCATCATCCGCCTCATTTGCCGCCACCGGGCCAGTTTGTCCCTTTCCAGACACAGCAATCACGATCG TTTGCGTTTTTCCTCCCTCAGCCTCTGCAAAGGATAGAAAATGAAGTGGAACTCTTAGGAGAACATCTTCCAGTAGGAGGTTTTACTTACCCTCCATCGGCCCATCCCCCAACATTACCTCCATCAGCTCCCTTGCAGTTCCTAACCCATGATCCTTTGCATCAGGAGGTGTCCTTTGGAGTA CCTTATCCTCCGTTTATGCCTCGGAGGCTCACAGGACGTAGTAGATATCGATCCCAGCAGCCAATACCACCTCCCCCTTATCATCCCAGCTTACTACCATATGTGTT ATCAATGCTTCCAGTGCCACCTGCAGTGGGCCCAACTTTCAGCTTTGAATTGGATGTGGAAGATGGAGAAGTAGAAAATTATGAG GCCCTCTTAAACCTGGCAGAGCGACTGGGAGAGGCTAAGCCTCGAGGACTGACTAAAGCAGATATCGAACAGCTTCCTTCTTATCGGTTCAATCCTAATAACCACCAGTCAGAGCAGACTTT gtGTGTAGTATGCATGTGTGATTTTGAGTCAAGGCAGCTACTTAGAGTTTTACCCTGTAACCACGAGTTCCATGCCAAGTGTGTCGACAAATGGCTTAAG gCAAATCGTACTTGCCCAATTTGCCGAGCTGATGCTTCAGAAGTGCATCGGGATTCAGAATGA
- the RNF38 gene encoding E3 ubiquitin-protein ligase RNF38 isoform X4 translates to MISPGANSAPLPGHPNKVICERVKLQSLFPLLPSDQNTTVQEDAHFKAFFQSEDSPSPKRQRLSHSVFDYTSASPAPSPPMRPWEMTSNRQPPSVRSSQHHFSGERCNTPARNRRSPPVRRQRGRRDRLSRHNSISQDENYHHLPYAQQQAIEEPRAFHPPNVSPRLLHPAAHPPQQNAVMVDIHDQLHQGTVPVSYTVTTVAPHGIPLCTGQHIPACSTQQVPGCSVVFSGQHLPVCSVPPPMLQACSVQHLPVPYAAFPPLISSDPFLLHPPHLSPHHPPHLPPPGQFVPFQTQQSRSFAFFLPQPLQRIENEVELLGEHLPVGGFTYPPSAHPPTLPPSAPLQFLTHDPLHQEVSFGVPYPPFMPRRLTGRSRYRSQQPIPPPPYHPSLLPYVLSMLPVPPAVGPTFSFELDVEDGEVENYEALLNLAERLGEAKPRGLTKADIEQLPSYRFNPNNHQSEQTLCVVCMCDFESRQLLRVLPCNHEFHAKCVDKWLKANRTCPICRADASEVHRDSE, encoded by the exons ATATCTCCCGGGGCCAATTCAGCACCTCTACCTGGCCATCCTAACAAGGTGATTTGTGAAAGGGTGAAACTTCAGAGCCTGTTCCCTCTCCTCCCAAGTGATCAGAATACTACCGTTCAAGAGGATGCTCACTTCAAAGCTTTCTTCCAG AGTGAAGATAGTCCGAGTCCCAAGAGACAGCGCCTCTCTCATTCAGTCTTTGATTATACATCAGCATCACCAGCTCCCTCACCACCAATGCGACCATGGGAGATGACATCAAATAGGCAGCCCCCTTCAGTTCGATCAAGCCAACATCACTTCTCAGGGGAACGATGCAACACACCTGCACGCAACAGAAGAAG TCCTCCTGTCAGGCgccagagaggaagaagggatcGTCTGTCTCGACATAATTCCATTAGTCAAGATGAAAACTATCACCATCTCCCTTATGCACAGCAGCAAGCAATAGAGGAACCTCGAGCCTTCCACCCTCCGAATGTATCTCCCCGTCTGTTACACCCTGCTGCTCATCCACCCCAGCAAAATGCAGTAATGGTTGACATACACGATCAG CTCCATCAGGGCACTGTCCCTGTTTCTTACACGGTAACAACAGTGGCACCGCATGGGATTCCACTCTGCACAGGCCAGCACATCCCTGCTTGCAGTACCCAACAGGTCCCAGGATGCTCTGTGGTTTTCAGTGGACAGCACCTCCCTGTCTGTAGTGTGCCTCCTCCG ATGCTTCAAGCATGTTCAGTTCAGCACTTACCAGTACCATATGCTGCGTTCCCACCCCTTATTTCTAGTGACCCATTTCTTTTACATCCTCCTCACCTTTCTCCCCATCATCCGCCTCATTTGCCGCCACCGGGCCAGTTTGTCCCTTTCCAGACACAGCAATCACGATCG TTTGCGTTTTTCCTCCCTCAGCCTCTGCAAAGGATAGAAAATGAAGTGGAACTCTTAGGAGAACATCTTCCAGTAGGAGGTTTTACTTACCCTCCATCGGCCCATCCCCCAACATTACCTCCATCAGCTCCCTTGCAGTTCCTAACCCATGATCCTTTGCATCAGGAGGTGTCCTTTGGAGTA CCTTATCCTCCGTTTATGCCTCGGAGGCTCACAGGACGTAGTAGATATCGATCCCAGCAGCCAATACCACCTCCCCCTTATCATCCCAGCTTACTACCATATGTGTT ATCAATGCTTCCAGTGCCACCTGCAGTGGGCCCAACTTTCAGCTTTGAATTGGATGTGGAAGATGGAGAAGTAGAAAATTATGAG GCCCTCTTAAACCTGGCAGAGCGACTGGGAGAGGCTAAGCCTCGAGGACTGACTAAAGCAGATATCGAACAGCTTCCTTCTTATCGGTTCAATCCTAATAACCACCAGTCAGAGCAGACTTT gtGTGTAGTATGCATGTGTGATTTTGAGTCAAGGCAGCTACTTAGAGTTTTACCCTGTAACCACGAGTTCCATGCCAAGTGTGTCGACAAATGGCTTAAG gCAAATCGTACTTGCCCAATTTGCCGAGCTGATGCTTCAGAAGTGCATCGGGATTCAGAATGA
- the RNF38 gene encoding E3 ubiquitin-protein ligase RNF38 isoform X6, giving the protein MISPGANSAPLPGHPNKSEDSPSPKRQRLSHSVFDYTSASPAPSPPMRPWEMTSNRQPPSVRSSQHHFSGERCNTPARNRRSPPVRRQRGRRDRLSRHNSISQDENYHHLPYAQQQAIEEPRAFHPPNVSPRLLHPAAHPPQQNAVMVDIHDQLHQGTVPVSYTVTTVAPHGIPLCTGQHIPACSTQQVPGCSVVFSGQHLPVCSVPPPMLQACSVQHLPVPYAAFPPLISSDPFLLHPPHLSPHHPPHLPPPGQFVPFQTQQSRSFAFFLPQPLQRIENEVELLGEHLPVGGFTYPPSAHPPTLPPSAPLQFLTHDPLHQEVSFGVPYPPFMPRRLTGRSRYRSQQPIPPPPYHPSLLPYVLSMLPVPPAVGPTFSFELDVEDGEVENYEALLNLAERLGEAKPRGLTKADIEQLPSYRFNPNNHQSEQTLCVVCMCDFESRQLLRVLPCNHEFHAKCVDKWLKANRTCPICRADASEVHRDSE; this is encoded by the exons ATATCTCCCGGGGCCAATTCAGCACCTCTACCTGGCCATCCTAACAAG AGTGAAGATAGTCCGAGTCCCAAGAGACAGCGCCTCTCTCATTCAGTCTTTGATTATACATCAGCATCACCAGCTCCCTCACCACCAATGCGACCATGGGAGATGACATCAAATAGGCAGCCCCCTTCAGTTCGATCAAGCCAACATCACTTCTCAGGGGAACGATGCAACACACCTGCACGCAACAGAAGAAG TCCTCCTGTCAGGCgccagagaggaagaagggatcGTCTGTCTCGACATAATTCCATTAGTCAAGATGAAAACTATCACCATCTCCCTTATGCACAGCAGCAAGCAATAGAGGAACCTCGAGCCTTCCACCCTCCGAATGTATCTCCCCGTCTGTTACACCCTGCTGCTCATCCACCCCAGCAAAATGCAGTAATGGTTGACATACACGATCAG CTCCATCAGGGCACTGTCCCTGTTTCTTACACGGTAACAACAGTGGCACCGCATGGGATTCCACTCTGCACAGGCCAGCACATCCCTGCTTGCAGTACCCAACAGGTCCCAGGATGCTCTGTGGTTTTCAGTGGACAGCACCTCCCTGTCTGTAGTGTGCCTCCTCCG ATGCTTCAAGCATGTTCAGTTCAGCACTTACCAGTACCATATGCTGCGTTCCCACCCCTTATTTCTAGTGACCCATTTCTTTTACATCCTCCTCACCTTTCTCCCCATCATCCGCCTCATTTGCCGCCACCGGGCCAGTTTGTCCCTTTCCAGACACAGCAATCACGATCG TTTGCGTTTTTCCTCCCTCAGCCTCTGCAAAGGATAGAAAATGAAGTGGAACTCTTAGGAGAACATCTTCCAGTAGGAGGTTTTACTTACCCTCCATCGGCCCATCCCCCAACATTACCTCCATCAGCTCCCTTGCAGTTCCTAACCCATGATCCTTTGCATCAGGAGGTGTCCTTTGGAGTA CCTTATCCTCCGTTTATGCCTCGGAGGCTCACAGGACGTAGTAGATATCGATCCCAGCAGCCAATACCACCTCCCCCTTATCATCCCAGCTTACTACCATATGTGTT ATCAATGCTTCCAGTGCCACCTGCAGTGGGCCCAACTTTCAGCTTTGAATTGGATGTGGAAGATGGAGAAGTAGAAAATTATGAG GCCCTCTTAAACCTGGCAGAGCGACTGGGAGAGGCTAAGCCTCGAGGACTGACTAAAGCAGATATCGAACAGCTTCCTTCTTATCGGTTCAATCCTAATAACCACCAGTCAGAGCAGACTTT gtGTGTAGTATGCATGTGTGATTTTGAGTCAAGGCAGCTACTTAGAGTTTTACCCTGTAACCACGAGTTCCATGCCAAGTGTGTCGACAAATGGCTTAAG gCAAATCGTACTTGCCCAATTTGCCGAGCTGATGCTTCAGAAGTGCATCGGGATTCAGAATGA
- the RNF38 gene encoding E3 ubiquitin-protein ligase RNF38 isoform X7: MRESEDSPSPKRQRLSHSVFDYTSASPAPSPPMRPWEMTSNRQPPSVRSSQHHFSGERCNTPARNRRSPPVRRQRGRRDRLSRHNSISQDENYHHLPYAQQQAIEEPRAFHPPNVSPRLLHPAAHPPQQNAVMVDIHDQLHQGTVPVSYTVTTVAPHGIPLCTGQHIPACSTQQVPGCSVVFSGQHLPVCSVPPPMLQACSVQHLPVPYAAFPPLISSDPFLLHPPHLSPHHPPHLPPPGQFVPFQTQQSRSFAFFLPQPLQRIENEVELLGEHLPVGGFTYPPSAHPPTLPPSAPLQFLTHDPLHQEVSFGVPYPPFMPRRLTGRSRYRSQQPIPPPPYHPSLLPYVLSMLPVPPAVGPTFSFELDVEDGEVENYEALLNLAERLGEAKPRGLTKADIEQLPSYRFNPNNHQSEQTLCVVCMCDFESRQLLRVLPCNHEFHAKCVDKWLKANRTCPICRADASEVHRDSE; the protein is encoded by the exons AGTGAAGATAGTCCGAGTCCCAAGAGACAGCGCCTCTCTCATTCAGTCTTTGATTATACATCAGCATCACCAGCTCCCTCACCACCAATGCGACCATGGGAGATGACATCAAATAGGCAGCCCCCTTCAGTTCGATCAAGCCAACATCACTTCTCAGGGGAACGATGCAACACACCTGCACGCAACAGAAGAAG TCCTCCTGTCAGGCgccagagaggaagaagggatcGTCTGTCTCGACATAATTCCATTAGTCAAGATGAAAACTATCACCATCTCCCTTATGCACAGCAGCAAGCAATAGAGGAACCTCGAGCCTTCCACCCTCCGAATGTATCTCCCCGTCTGTTACACCCTGCTGCTCATCCACCCCAGCAAAATGCAGTAATGGTTGACATACACGATCAG CTCCATCAGGGCACTGTCCCTGTTTCTTACACGGTAACAACAGTGGCACCGCATGGGATTCCACTCTGCACAGGCCAGCACATCCCTGCTTGCAGTACCCAACAGGTCCCAGGATGCTCTGTGGTTTTCAGTGGACAGCACCTCCCTGTCTGTAGTGTGCCTCCTCCG ATGCTTCAAGCATGTTCAGTTCAGCACTTACCAGTACCATATGCTGCGTTCCCACCCCTTATTTCTAGTGACCCATTTCTTTTACATCCTCCTCACCTTTCTCCCCATCATCCGCCTCATTTGCCGCCACCGGGCCAGTTTGTCCCTTTCCAGACACAGCAATCACGATCG TTTGCGTTTTTCCTCCCTCAGCCTCTGCAAAGGATAGAAAATGAAGTGGAACTCTTAGGAGAACATCTTCCAGTAGGAGGTTTTACTTACCCTCCATCGGCCCATCCCCCAACATTACCTCCATCAGCTCCCTTGCAGTTCCTAACCCATGATCCTTTGCATCAGGAGGTGTCCTTTGGAGTA CCTTATCCTCCGTTTATGCCTCGGAGGCTCACAGGACGTAGTAGATATCGATCCCAGCAGCCAATACCACCTCCCCCTTATCATCCCAGCTTACTACCATATGTGTT ATCAATGCTTCCAGTGCCACCTGCAGTGGGCCCAACTTTCAGCTTTGAATTGGATGTGGAAGATGGAGAAGTAGAAAATTATGAG GCCCTCTTAAACCTGGCAGAGCGACTGGGAGAGGCTAAGCCTCGAGGACTGACTAAAGCAGATATCGAACAGCTTCCTTCTTATCGGTTCAATCCTAATAACCACCAGTCAGAGCAGACTTT gtGTGTAGTATGCATGTGTGATTTTGAGTCAAGGCAGCTACTTAGAGTTTTACCCTGTAACCACGAGTTCCATGCCAAGTGTGTCGACAAATGGCTTAAG gCAAATCGTACTTGCCCAATTTGCCGAGCTGATGCTTCAGAAGTGCATCGGGATTCAGAATGA
- the RNF38 gene encoding E3 ubiquitin-protein ligase RNF38 isoform X8 — translation MSEDSPSPKRQRLSHSVFDYTSASPAPSPPMRPWEMTSNRQPPSVRSSQHHFSGERCNTPARNRRSPPVRRQRGRRDRLSRHNSISQDENYHHLPYAQQQAIEEPRAFHPPNVSPRLLHPAAHPPQQNAVMVDIHDQLHQGTVPVSYTVTTVAPHGIPLCTGQHIPACSTQQVPGCSVVFSGQHLPVCSVPPPMLQACSVQHLPVPYAAFPPLISSDPFLLHPPHLSPHHPPHLPPPGQFVPFQTQQSRSFAFFLPQPLQRIENEVELLGEHLPVGGFTYPPSAHPPTLPPSAPLQFLTHDPLHQEVSFGVPYPPFMPRRLTGRSRYRSQQPIPPPPYHPSLLPYVLSMLPVPPAVGPTFSFELDVEDGEVENYEALLNLAERLGEAKPRGLTKADIEQLPSYRFNPNNHQSEQTLCVVCMCDFESRQLLRVLPCNHEFHAKCVDKWLKANRTCPICRADASEVHRDSE, via the exons AGTGAAGATAGTCCGAGTCCCAAGAGACAGCGCCTCTCTCATTCAGTCTTTGATTATACATCAGCATCACCAGCTCCCTCACCACCAATGCGACCATGGGAGATGACATCAAATAGGCAGCCCCCTTCAGTTCGATCAAGCCAACATCACTTCTCAGGGGAACGATGCAACACACCTGCACGCAACAGAAGAAG TCCTCCTGTCAGGCgccagagaggaagaagggatcGTCTGTCTCGACATAATTCCATTAGTCAAGATGAAAACTATCACCATCTCCCTTATGCACAGCAGCAAGCAATAGAGGAACCTCGAGCCTTCCACCCTCCGAATGTATCTCCCCGTCTGTTACACCCTGCTGCTCATCCACCCCAGCAAAATGCAGTAATGGTTGACATACACGATCAG CTCCATCAGGGCACTGTCCCTGTTTCTTACACGGTAACAACAGTGGCACCGCATGGGATTCCACTCTGCACAGGCCAGCACATCCCTGCTTGCAGTACCCAACAGGTCCCAGGATGCTCTGTGGTTTTCAGTGGACAGCACCTCCCTGTCTGTAGTGTGCCTCCTCCG ATGCTTCAAGCATGTTCAGTTCAGCACTTACCAGTACCATATGCTGCGTTCCCACCCCTTATTTCTAGTGACCCATTTCTTTTACATCCTCCTCACCTTTCTCCCCATCATCCGCCTCATTTGCCGCCACCGGGCCAGTTTGTCCCTTTCCAGACACAGCAATCACGATCG TTTGCGTTTTTCCTCCCTCAGCCTCTGCAAAGGATAGAAAATGAAGTGGAACTCTTAGGAGAACATCTTCCAGTAGGAGGTTTTACTTACCCTCCATCGGCCCATCCCCCAACATTACCTCCATCAGCTCCCTTGCAGTTCCTAACCCATGATCCTTTGCATCAGGAGGTGTCCTTTGGAGTA CCTTATCCTCCGTTTATGCCTCGGAGGCTCACAGGACGTAGTAGATATCGATCCCAGCAGCCAATACCACCTCCCCCTTATCATCCCAGCTTACTACCATATGTGTT ATCAATGCTTCCAGTGCCACCTGCAGTGGGCCCAACTTTCAGCTTTGAATTGGATGTGGAAGATGGAGAAGTAGAAAATTATGAG GCCCTCTTAAACCTGGCAGAGCGACTGGGAGAGGCTAAGCCTCGAGGACTGACTAAAGCAGATATCGAACAGCTTCCTTCTTATCGGTTCAATCCTAATAACCACCAGTCAGAGCAGACTTT gtGTGTAGTATGCATGTGTGATTTTGAGTCAAGGCAGCTACTTAGAGTTTTACCCTGTAACCACGAGTTCCATGCCAAGTGTGTCGACAAATGGCTTAAG gCAAATCGTACTTGCCCAATTTGCCGAGCTGATGCTTCAGAAGTGCATCGGGATTCAGAATGA
- the RNF38 gene encoding E3 ubiquitin-protein ligase RNF38 isoform X5: MREISPGANSAPLPGHPNKSEDSPSPKRQRLSHSVFDYTSASPAPSPPMRPWEMTSNRQPPSVRSSQHHFSGERCNTPARNRRSPPVRRQRGRRDRLSRHNSISQDENYHHLPYAQQQAIEEPRAFHPPNVSPRLLHPAAHPPQQNAVMVDIHDQLHQGTVPVSYTVTTVAPHGIPLCTGQHIPACSTQQVPGCSVVFSGQHLPVCSVPPPMLQACSVQHLPVPYAAFPPLISSDPFLLHPPHLSPHHPPHLPPPGQFVPFQTQQSRSFAFFLPQPLQRIENEVELLGEHLPVGGFTYPPSAHPPTLPPSAPLQFLTHDPLHQEVSFGVPYPPFMPRRLTGRSRYRSQQPIPPPPYHPSLLPYVLSMLPVPPAVGPTFSFELDVEDGEVENYEALLNLAERLGEAKPRGLTKADIEQLPSYRFNPNNHQSEQTLCVVCMCDFESRQLLRVLPCNHEFHAKCVDKWLKANRTCPICRADASEVHRDSE; encoded by the exons ATATCTCCCGGGGCCAATTCAGCACCTCTACCTGGCCATCCTAACAAG AGTGAAGATAGTCCGAGTCCCAAGAGACAGCGCCTCTCTCATTCAGTCTTTGATTATACATCAGCATCACCAGCTCCCTCACCACCAATGCGACCATGGGAGATGACATCAAATAGGCAGCCCCCTTCAGTTCGATCAAGCCAACATCACTTCTCAGGGGAACGATGCAACACACCTGCACGCAACAGAAGAAG TCCTCCTGTCAGGCgccagagaggaagaagggatcGTCTGTCTCGACATAATTCCATTAGTCAAGATGAAAACTATCACCATCTCCCTTATGCACAGCAGCAAGCAATAGAGGAACCTCGAGCCTTCCACCCTCCGAATGTATCTCCCCGTCTGTTACACCCTGCTGCTCATCCACCCCAGCAAAATGCAGTAATGGTTGACATACACGATCAG CTCCATCAGGGCACTGTCCCTGTTTCTTACACGGTAACAACAGTGGCACCGCATGGGATTCCACTCTGCACAGGCCAGCACATCCCTGCTTGCAGTACCCAACAGGTCCCAGGATGCTCTGTGGTTTTCAGTGGACAGCACCTCCCTGTCTGTAGTGTGCCTCCTCCG ATGCTTCAAGCATGTTCAGTTCAGCACTTACCAGTACCATATGCTGCGTTCCCACCCCTTATTTCTAGTGACCCATTTCTTTTACATCCTCCTCACCTTTCTCCCCATCATCCGCCTCATTTGCCGCCACCGGGCCAGTTTGTCCCTTTCCAGACACAGCAATCACGATCG TTTGCGTTTTTCCTCCCTCAGCCTCTGCAAAGGATAGAAAATGAAGTGGAACTCTTAGGAGAACATCTTCCAGTAGGAGGTTTTACTTACCCTCCATCGGCCCATCCCCCAACATTACCTCCATCAGCTCCCTTGCAGTTCCTAACCCATGATCCTTTGCATCAGGAGGTGTCCTTTGGAGTA CCTTATCCTCCGTTTATGCCTCGGAGGCTCACAGGACGTAGTAGATATCGATCCCAGCAGCCAATACCACCTCCCCCTTATCATCCCAGCTTACTACCATATGTGTT ATCAATGCTTCCAGTGCCACCTGCAGTGGGCCCAACTTTCAGCTTTGAATTGGATGTGGAAGATGGAGAAGTAGAAAATTATGAG GCCCTCTTAAACCTGGCAGAGCGACTGGGAGAGGCTAAGCCTCGAGGACTGACTAAAGCAGATATCGAACAGCTTCCTTCTTATCGGTTCAATCCTAATAACCACCAGTCAGAGCAGACTTT gtGTGTAGTATGCATGTGTGATTTTGAGTCAAGGCAGCTACTTAGAGTTTTACCCTGTAACCACGAGTTCCATGCCAAGTGTGTCGACAAATGGCTTAAG gCAAATCGTACTTGCCCAATTTGCCGAGCTGATGCTTCAGAAGTGCATCGGGATTCAGAATGA
- the RNF38 gene encoding E3 ubiquitin-protein ligase RNF38 isoform X2, with protein MRPWEMTSNRQPPSVRSSQHHFSGERCNTPARNRRSPPVRRQRGRRDRLSRHNSISQDENYHHLPYAQQQAIEEPRAFHPPNVSPRLLHPAAHPPQQNAVMVDIHDQLHQGTVPVSYTVTTVAPHGIPLCTGQHIPACSTQQVPGCSVVFSGQHLPVCSVPPPMLQACSVQHLPVPYAAFPPLISSDPFLLHPPHLSPHHPPHLPPPGQFVPFQTQQSRSPLQRIENEVELLGEHLPVGGFTYPPSAHPPTLPPSAPLQFLTHDPLHQEVSFGVPYPPFMPRRLTGRSRYRSQQPIPPPPYHPSLLPYVLSMLPVPPAVGPTFSFELDVEDGEVENYEALLNLAERLGEAKPRGLTKADIEQLPSYRFNPNNHQSEQTLCVVCMCDFESRQLLRVLPCNHEFHAKCVDKWLKANRTCPICRADASEVHRDSE; from the exons ATGCGACCATGGGAGATGACATCAAATAGGCAGCCCCCTTCAGTTCGATCAAGCCAACATCACTTCTCAGGGGAACGATGCAACACACCTGCACGCAACAGAAGAAG TCCTCCTGTCAGGCgccagagaggaagaagggatcGTCTGTCTCGACATAATTCCATTAGTCAAGATGAAAACTATCACCATCTCCCTTATGCACAGCAGCAAGCAATAGAGGAACCTCGAGCCTTCCACCCTCCGAATGTATCTCCCCGTCTGTTACACCCTGCTGCTCATCCACCCCAGCAAAATGCAGTAATGGTTGACATACACGATCAG CTCCATCAGGGCACTGTCCCTGTTTCTTACACGGTAACAACAGTGGCACCGCATGGGATTCCACTCTGCACAGGCCAGCACATCCCTGCTTGCAGTACCCAACAGGTCCCAGGATGCTCTGTGGTTTTCAGTGGACAGCACCTCCCTGTCTGTAGTGTGCCTCCTCCG ATGCTTCAAGCATGTTCAGTTCAGCACTTACCAGTACCATATGCTGCGTTCCCACCCCTTATTTCTAGTGACCCATTTCTTTTACATCCTCCTCACCTTTCTCCCCATCATCCGCCTCATTTGCCGCCACCGGGCCAGTTTGTCCCTTTCCAGACACAGCAATCACGATCG CCTCTGCAAAGGATAGAAAATGAAGTGGAACTCTTAGGAGAACATCTTCCAGTAGGAGGTTTTACTTACCCTCCATCGGCCCATCCCCCAACATTACCTCCATCAGCTCCCTTGCAGTTCCTAACCCATGATCCTTTGCATCAGGAGGTGTCCTTTGGAGTA CCTTATCCTCCGTTTATGCCTCGGAGGCTCACAGGACGTAGTAGATATCGATCCCAGCAGCCAATACCACCTCCCCCTTATCATCCCAGCTTACTACCATATGTGTT ATCAATGCTTCCAGTGCCACCTGCAGTGGGCCCAACTTTCAGCTTTGAATTGGATGTGGAAGATGGAGAAGTAGAAAATTATGAG GCCCTCTTAAACCTGGCAGAGCGACTGGGAGAGGCTAAGCCTCGAGGACTGACTAAAGCAGATATCGAACAGCTTCCTTCTTATCGGTTCAATCCTAATAACCACCAGTCAGAGCAGACTTT gtGTGTAGTATGCATGTGTGATTTTGAGTCAAGGCAGCTACTTAGAGTTTTACCCTGTAACCACGAGTTCCATGCCAAGTGTGTCGACAAATGGCTTAAG gCAAATCGTACTTGCCCAATTTGCCGAGCTGATGCTTCAGAAGTGCATCGGGATTCAGAATGA